One stretch of Amycolatopsis tolypomycina DNA includes these proteins:
- a CDS encoding cytochrome b — MSSLTTPTKGSSAVERHLGEAANNADQRYHLAKGLRHQMNKVFPTHWSFLLGEIALYSFIILLLTGVYLTLFFDPSMQEVVYHGSFKNMQGLEMSQAFRTTLDISFDVRGGLFMRQLHHWAALIFVASMAVHMLRIFFTGAFRRPREANWVIGGLLLILGCFEGFFGYSLPDDLLSGTGIRATLSGIVLSVPVAGTWIHWALFGGEFPGDQIIPRLYTLHILLIPGIMLALVGAHLALVWYQKHTQFPGVRRKETNVVGVRIMPYFALKGGAFFTLVVGVLALMSGLFQINPVWNFGPYNPAQVSAGSQPDWYMAWADGMLRIWPAWEVYLGNYTIPAVFFPGAVGMPILFGLLLGYPFIERKLSKDTAHHNLLQRPRDAPVRTALGAMALGFFMVIELSGFNDIIADQFDISLNATTWAGRIGVLIVPPLAYYFTYRICLGLQRADREVLEHGVETGIIKRLPHGEFIEIHQPLAGVDSHGHAVALEYQGASVPKKMNKLGSAGQAVPGTFWSPDPAEETAALQRAHGNGHSGGENGQHGQHGEFDSAEAASSAKQSDH; from the coding sequence ATGAGTTCACTCACCACGCCGACCAAGGGCTCGAGTGCCGTCGAGCGGCACCTGGGCGAGGCCGCGAACAACGCCGACCAGCGGTACCACCTGGCCAAGGGCCTGCGGCACCAGATGAACAAGGTGTTCCCGACCCACTGGTCGTTCCTGCTGGGCGAGATCGCGCTCTACAGCTTCATCATCCTGCTGCTCACCGGTGTGTACCTGACGCTGTTCTTCGACCCCTCCATGCAGGAGGTCGTCTACCACGGCAGCTTCAAGAACATGCAGGGCCTGGAGATGTCGCAGGCGTTCCGCACGACGCTGGACATCTCGTTCGACGTCCGCGGCGGCCTGTTCATGCGGCAGCTGCACCACTGGGCCGCGCTGATCTTCGTCGCGTCCATGGCCGTCCACATGCTCCGCATCTTCTTCACCGGCGCCTTCCGGCGGCCGCGTGAGGCGAACTGGGTGATCGGTGGCCTGCTGCTGATCCTGGGCTGCTTCGAAGGCTTCTTCGGCTACTCGCTGCCGGACGACCTGCTCTCCGGCACCGGTATCCGCGCGACGCTCTCGGGCATCGTGCTCTCGGTGCCGGTGGCCGGCACCTGGATCCACTGGGCGCTGTTCGGCGGGGAGTTCCCCGGCGACCAGATCATCCCGCGCCTGTACACGCTGCACATCCTGCTGATCCCGGGCATCATGCTCGCGCTGGTCGGCGCGCACCTGGCGCTGGTCTGGTACCAGAAGCACACGCAGTTCCCGGGCGTGCGCCGCAAGGAGACCAACGTCGTCGGCGTCCGGATCATGCCGTACTTCGCGCTCAAGGGCGGGGCGTTCTTCACCCTGGTCGTGGGTGTGCTGGCACTGATGTCGGGCCTGTTCCAGATCAACCCGGTGTGGAACTTCGGCCCGTACAACCCGGCGCAGGTGTCGGCGGGTTCGCAGCCCGACTGGTACATGGCCTGGGCCGACGGCATGCTCCGGATCTGGCCGGCGTGGGAGGTCTACCTCGGGAACTACACGATCCCGGCGGTGTTCTTCCCCGGCGCGGTCGGCATGCCGATCCTGTTCGGCCTGCTGCTGGGCTACCCGTTCATCGAGCGGAAGCTGTCCAAGGACACCGCGCACCACAACCTGCTCCAGCGGCCGCGTGACGCACCGGTCCGCACGGCGCTGGGCGCGATGGCGCTGGGCTTCTTCATGGTCATCGAGCTGTCGGGCTTCAACGACATCATCGCCGACCAGTTCGACATCTCCCTGAACGCGACGACGTGGGCGGGCCGCATCGGCGTGCTGATCGTGCCGCCGCTGGCCTACTACTTCACCTACCGCATCTGCCTAGGCCTGCAGCGGGCCGACCGCGAGGTGCTGGAGCACGGCGTCGAGACGGGCATCATCAAGCGGCTGCCGCACGGTGAGTTCATCGAGATCCACCAGCCGCTGGCCGGCGTCGACAGCCACGGCCACGCGGTCGCGCTCGAGTACCAGGGCGCGTCGGTGCCGAAGAAGATGAACAAGCTGGGTTCGGCCGGTCAGGCCGTGCCGGGCACGTTCTGGTCCCCGGACCCGGCCGAGGAGACCGCGGCGCTGCAGCGGGCCCACGGCAACGGGCACTCCGGCGGCGAGAACGGGCAGCACGGCCAGCACGGCGAGTTCGACTCCGCCGAGGCCGCGTCGTCCGCGAAGCAGTCGGACCACTAG
- a CDS encoding Lrp/AsnC family transcriptional regulator, producing the protein MITAIVLIQAEADAIPDAAQAIADIEGVGEVYSCAGDVDLIATVQVSTHEDLADLIPGKIGKVPGVLDTVTHIAFRSYSRTDTESAFSIGVED; encoded by the coding sequence GTGATCACCGCGATCGTGTTGATCCAGGCAGAGGCGGACGCGATCCCGGACGCGGCGCAGGCGATCGCCGACATCGAGGGGGTCGGCGAGGTGTACTCGTGCGCCGGGGACGTCGACCTCATCGCCACGGTGCAGGTGTCCACGCACGAGGACCTCGCCGACCTGATCCCCGGCAAGATCGGGAAGGTGCCGGGCGTGCTGGACACCGTCACGCACATCGCGTTCCGGTCCTACAGCCGCACCGACACCGAATCGGCCTTCTCGATCGGCGTCGAGGACTGA
- a CDS encoding maleylpyruvate isomerase family mycothiol-dependent enzyme codes for MDNARLADGLHEHTAGFAAAVENADPATMVPTCPEWPLRTLTGHIGQAHRWAASIVRDGPSPVPDPFDADPGAPEKWSAWLREGAEELEAAVRAAGDTPVWTFFGPQPARFWLRRMLHDTVVHHADAALTTSRAFTVAPDVAADAISEWLEVLSDPTTATLNPAFAELRGTGQTLLLNPDDADPGWHITRSPDGVRWTRATKPADVTLTGPVQNLLLVFSRRRPAQSVAVTGDEALAAHWLAHTAA; via the coding sequence ATGGACAACGCCAGACTCGCCGACGGCCTCCACGAACACACCGCGGGGTTCGCCGCGGCCGTCGAGAACGCCGATCCCGCCACGATGGTGCCCACCTGCCCGGAGTGGCCCCTGCGGACGCTCACCGGCCACATCGGACAGGCCCACCGCTGGGCCGCGAGCATCGTCCGGGACGGGCCGTCGCCGGTCCCCGACCCCTTCGACGCCGACCCCGGCGCGCCCGAGAAGTGGTCCGCCTGGCTCCGCGAGGGCGCCGAGGAGCTCGAAGCCGCCGTGCGAGCCGCCGGCGACACTCCGGTGTGGACGTTCTTCGGGCCGCAGCCCGCCCGGTTCTGGCTGCGCCGGATGCTGCACGACACGGTCGTCCACCACGCCGACGCGGCCCTGACGACGAGCAGGGCGTTCACCGTGGCGCCGGACGTCGCCGCCGACGCGATCAGCGAATGGCTGGAAGTGCTGTCCGACCCCACCACCGCGACCCTCAACCCGGCCTTCGCCGAGCTGCGCGGCACCGGCCAGACTCTCCTCCTGAACCCCGACGACGCCGACCCGGGCTGGCACATCACCCGCTCCCCCGACGGCGTCCGGTGGACCCGCGCCACGAAACCCGCGGACGTCACGCTGACCGGCCCGGTGCAGAACCTCCTGCTCGTCTTCAGCCGGCGCCGGCCCGCCCAGAGCGTCGCCGTCACCGGCGACGAAGCACTCGCCGCGCACTGGCTGGCCCACACCGCGGCGTAG